Proteins encoded together in one Impatiens glandulifera chromosome 1, dImpGla2.1, whole genome shotgun sequence window:
- the LOC124925387 gene encoding uncharacterized protein LOC124925387, with amino-acid sequence MGLQWMIVGYVVAAEAAIAILLTLPSPNLIKSRLVSIVSLILQPAIFIVPFAAFQILDIYWKYENRSICTGDNCTASERDRYDKSIFKSQRNMILCSSACLLYWCIYRICMYNKEIHNLEEAEKRIKEE; translated from the exons ATGGGTCTTCAATGGATGATCGTCGGTTACGTTGTAGCAGCAGAGGCAGCCATAGCGATTCTCCTAACTCTTCCATCGCCTAATCTCATCAAATCTCGTCTCGTCTCCATTGTTTCGCTCATCCTTCAACCCGCCATCTTCATCGTCCCTTTCGCCGCTTTCCAGATTCTAG ATATCTACTGGAAGTATGAGAACCGATCAATCTGCACCGGCGACAACTGCACCGCATCTGAAAGAGATCGCTACGACAAATCG ATATTCAAGTCTCAAAGGAACATGATCCTCTGTTCTTCAGCCTGTCTCCTCTACTG gTGTATCTACCGCATCTGTATGTACAACAAGGAGATTCATAATTTGGAGGAAGCAGAGAAGAGAATTAAGGAAGAGTAG